A single window of Malus sylvestris chromosome 5, drMalSylv7.2, whole genome shotgun sequence DNA harbors:
- the LOC126624268 gene encoding berberine bridge enzyme-like 26 has translation MLPIFSISSIFLFLLPSALWAHPPLSTQVNFIQCLSHKSKTSIPFSTTFFTPKNSSFTSVLESSAQNLRYLVHSVPKPEFIFTPLHDSKVQAAVICSKKLRIHLGVRSGGHDYEGLSYVSQIETPFIVIDLAKLRSVNVDIKSNTAWIQAGASIGEVYYRIAEKNQTHGYPAGLCTSLGIGEHITGGAYGSMMRKYGLGADNAIDARIIDVNGQILDRKAMGEDLFWAIRGGGGASFGIILWWKIKLVSVPANVTVFSVAKTLEQGATKLLHRWQHVAPFLDEDLFIRVLLQVSNDTITASKTVTTVYQAHFLGDSKRLLRALNVMQKSFPELGLTRKDCTKTSWIESVLYIAGYPSGTPTEILLEGKATLPKVYFKAKSDFVKNPIPEIALKGLWKRLLEEPSPLMILNPYGGMMSKISESAIPFPHRKVLFKIQYATVWQAGDNESKHMDWIRKLYIYMGPYVTMFPRQAYVNYRDLDLGTNKKSNTSFIEASSWGYRYFKSNFNRLVKIKTKVDPDNFFRHEQSIPPLP, from the exons ATGCTTCCGATCTtttcaatttcttcaatttttctttttcttttgccatCAGCTTTGTGGGCACATCCTCCACTATCAACACAAGTTAATTTTATCCAATGCCTGTCACATAAATCTAAGACTTCTATTCCATTCTCTACCACCTTTTTCACTCCAAAAAATTCTAGCTTCACATCTGTTCTTGAATCTTCGGCACAAAACCTCAGGTACTTGGTCCATTCAGTGCCGAAGCCAGAGTTTATTTTCACACCACTGCATGATTCGAAAGTTCAAGCGGCTGTCATTTGCTCGAAAAAGCTTCGAATACATCTCGGGGTCCGAAGTGGAGGGCATGATTATGAAGGCCTCTCTTATGTATCCCAAATTGAAACACCTTTCATTGTTATAGACCTTGCTAAACTTCGATCGGTCAATGTTGATATCAAATCCAACACTGCATGGATTCAAGCCGGCGCCTCCATTGGTGAAGTCTACTACAGAATCGCAGAGAAAAACCAAACTCATGGCTACCCTGCCGGGCTTTGCACGAGTCTAGGCATTGGCGAGCATATAACTGGAGGTGCATATGGTTCCATGATGAGAAAATATGGCCTTGGTGCTGATAACGCCATTGATGCACGAATCATAGACGTTAATGGGCAAATTCTTGATCGAAAAGCAATGGGAGAGGACTTGTTTTGGGCAATAAGAGGAGGTGGAGGAGCAAGCTTTGGAATCATCCTTTGGTGGAAGATAAAGTTGGTTTCAGTTCCAGCAAATGTGACAGTTTTTTCAGTTGCCAAGACCTTGGAACAAGGTGCCACAAAGCTCCTCCATAGATGGCAACATGTAGCTCCATTTCTTGATGAAGATCTCTTTATCAGAGTTCTCTTACAAGTATCCAATGATACCATTACTGCCAGTAAAACTGTCACAACTGTTTACCAAGCTCATTTTCTGGGAGATTCTAAAAGATtacttaggg cccttaatgtCATGCAAAAAAGCTTCCCTGAATTGGGTTTGACAAGAAAAGATTGTACTAAAACAAGTTGGATTGAATCGGTGCTATATATAGCAGGGTACCCAAGTGGAACCCCTACTGAGATTTTGCTTGAAGGAAAAGCTACCCTACCCAAGGTCTACTTCAAAGCCAAGTCAGACTTTGTCAAGAATCCGATACCAGAAATTGCGCTTAAGGGGCTATGGAAGAGGTTGCTGGAAGAGCCCTCTCCACTGATGATTTTGAACCCATATGGGGGAATGATGAGCAAGATTTCTGAAAGCGCAATCCCTTTTCCCCATCGGAAAGTTCTTTTTAAAATTCAGTACGCGACTGTATGGCAAGCTGGAGATAATGAGTCAAAGCACATGGATTGGATTAGGAAACTTTACATTTACATGGGTCCTTATGTCACAATGTTTCCAAGGCAGGCATATGTGAATTATAGGGATCTTGATTTGGGGACTAACAAGAAGAGCAACACGAGCTTTATTGAAGCAAGTTCTTGGGGTTACAGGTATTTCAAGAGCAACTTTAACAGATTGGTAAAAATTAAGACCAAAGTTGATCCTGATAACTTCTTCCGGCATGAGCAGAGCATTCCGCCTCTTCCATGA